A section of the Pedobacter sp. HDW13 genome encodes:
- a CDS encoding dCMP deaminase family protein gives MTDKPSFDSIFMNLATDLAARSHCVRAHVGAVLTKDTRIISIGYNGPPAGTHNCDEEWPEHGCARDSKGSCSLALHAEENAILYASKNGSKIEGCTLYTTLSPCIACARLILSSGIKLVYYSKSYAAYKGLPSDEGVDFLRKFGVEVVLIES, from the coding sequence ATGACAGATAAACCAAGTTTCGATTCCATTTTTATGAACCTGGCCACCGATTTGGCTGCCCGCTCACATTGTGTGCGTGCGCATGTTGGTGCGGTTTTAACAAAAGATACCCGCATTATTTCTATCGGTTATAACGGTCCACCGGCTGGCACTCACAATTGCGATGAGGAATGGCCTGAGCATGGTTGTGCCCGAGATAGTAAGGGGAGCTGCTCTTTGGCCTTACATGCCGAAGAAAATGCGATTCTTTATGCCTCAAAAAACGGATCGAAGATTGAAGGTTGCACGCTGTACACTACTTTGTCGCCTTGTATTGCCTGCGCCCGCCTGATTTTATCGTCAGGTATCAAGCTGGTGTACTATTCAAAATCGTATGCAGCATACAAAGGCTTACCAAGTGATGAGGGCGTAGATTTTTTAAGGAAATTTGGTGTAGAGGTGGTTTTGATTGAATCTTAA
- a CDS encoding MFS transporter — MNSEQTQTKWAQFIPLVTVFFFWGFVAASNDILIPVFKKAFDLSQAESQLVSLAFYIAYTVGALIYNLISVIMGQDIVNKLGYKNSLSLGLVISAAGTLLFYPAANLHSFPLMLSGLFIVALGFSLQQTVANPLAIALGPIKTGSQRLTLAGGINNFGTTIGPLIVSFAIFGSAANANTNISVESVKIPYLILGVAFIAVAIFLKMSSLPDRPALVEASADDTKSIKGSALNYPQLVLGMIAIFVYVGVEVSTASNLPAYMEKDLGFEIKDIAPYISLYWASMMIGRWTGAVEAFTDNVSTQKILRFIAPYLAFGIFLLVNAIAKHDLAPFYVYAAIILVLIVADMASKGNPARMLLIFSAIGITALLIGMFTTGMTSVYAITSVGLFCSTLWPCIFTLAVSGLGKHTSQGSSFLIMMIMGGGIISWLQGYVSEFTGIQYSYVVGIICFAYLAFYAWRVASILRSQGINFDQKISGGH, encoded by the coding sequence ATGAATTCAGAACAAACGCAAACCAAGTGGGCGCAGTTTATCCCACTGGTCACCGTATTCTTTTTTTGGGGCTTTGTAGCCGCCAGTAACGACATTCTCATCCCGGTATTTAAAAAGGCTTTTGATTTATCGCAAGCCGAAAGTCAGTTGGTTTCATTGGCATTTTACATTGCATATACTGTGGGTGCGTTAATTTACAATCTAATTTCTGTTATTATGGGACAGGATATTGTAAACAAACTAGGCTATAAAAATTCATTGTCACTTGGTTTGGTTATCTCGGCAGCGGGTACCTTACTTTTTTACCCGGCTGCAAATCTTCACTCTTTCCCGTTAATGCTTTCGGGCTTGTTTATTGTAGCTTTGGGTTTCTCTTTACAGCAAACTGTTGCCAACCCATTGGCTATTGCCTTAGGTCCCATTAAAACAGGTTCGCAACGTTTAACACTTGCAGGTGGTATTAATAACTTTGGTACAACCATCGGTCCGCTTATTGTAAGTTTTGCCATTTTTGGTTCTGCAGCAAATGCGAATACCAACATTAGTGTAGAGAGCGTTAAAATTCCCTATTTAATTTTGGGAGTAGCTTTTATTGCGGTAGCGATTTTCTTAAAAATGTCATCTTTGCCTGATAGACCTGCTTTAGTGGAAGCCTCGGCAGATGATACTAAATCGATTAAGGGATCTGCATTAAATTATCCGCAATTGGTTTTGGGTATGATAGCCATCTTTGTTTATGTAGGTGTTGAGGTTTCGACAGCGAGTAACTTGCCTGCTTACATGGAGAAAGATTTAGGTTTCGAAATTAAAGATATTGCGCCATATATTTCGTTGTACTGGGCCAGTATGATGATTGGCCGTTGGACAGGAGCTGTTGAAGCTTTTACCGATAATGTAAGCACTCAGAAAATATTGCGTTTTATTGCGCCTTATTTAGCCTTTGGTATTTTTCTATTAGTAAATGCCATCGCAAAACATGATCTAGCTCCTTTTTATGTTTACGCAGCTATTATTCTGGTACTGATTGTAGCAGATATGGCCAGTAAAGGTAACCCGGCCAGGATGTTGTTGATTTTCTCTGCCATTGGTATTACTGCTCTGTTAATTGGTATGTTTACTACCGGTATGACGAGTGTTTACGCCATTACCAGCGTTGGTTTGTTCTGCAGTACTTTATGGCCATGTATCTTTACTTTAGCTGTTAGTGGTTTAGGTAAACATACCAGTCAGGGTAGTAGCTTCTTAATTATGATGATTATGGGCGGTGGTATTATCAGCTGGTTACAAGGTTATGTATCTGAGTTTACAGGTATTCAATACAGTTATGTGGTTGGGATTATCTGTTTTGCTTATCTGGCATTTTATGCATGGAGAGTGGCATCTATATTAAGATCACAAGGAATTAACTTCGACCAGAAAATTTCTGGCGGACATTAA
- a CDS encoding LysE family translocator, whose protein sequence is MFEAILLGIGAGIISSFLTGPVFFAMIKTSIERGFKAGFSLAVGVIISDIILIGLVLFGSQFFDYKAEFDKYVGSIGGVFLLAVGIYYLVSKITVHYDSTTLQKVSKRGYVLKGFLMCILTPSTLMFWIIVSGIISVKLNNMLNEKLVCFFIAMATQLSIDGAKSFYSSKLRYKIKEDALKKLNKIAGVVIIFFAFWLIIKTYLKFYA, encoded by the coding sequence ATGTTTGAAGCCATATTACTAGGTATAGGAGCAGGGATTATTTCGTCGTTTTTAACAGGGCCGGTATTTTTTGCAATGATCAAAACCAGCATAGAAAGAGGCTTCAAGGCTGGTTTCTCTTTAGCCGTTGGCGTAATTATCAGCGATATTATACTAATTGGATTAGTACTTTTCGGCAGTCAGTTTTTCGATTATAAAGCCGAATTCGATAAATATGTAGGCAGTATTGGCGGTGTATTTCTGCTTGCAGTAGGTATTTATTACCTGGTTTCTAAAATCACGGTGCATTACGATAGCACTACGCTACAAAAAGTAAGTAAACGTGGTTACGTTCTAAAAGGCTTTTTAATGTGCATCCTCACTCCTTCTACCCTCATGTTCTGGATTATTGTGAGTGGTATTATTTCTGTTAAGCTTAACAACATGCTAAACGAAAAACTGGTTTGCTTCTTTATTGCAATGGCCACCCAGTTAAGTATCGATGGAGCAAAGAGCTTTTACTCGAGTAAGCTCCGTTATAAAATAAAAGAAGATGCACTTAAAAAGCTGAATAAAATTGCAGGTGTGGTGATCATCTTTTTCGCCTTCTGGCTCATTATTAAAACCTACCTGAAATTTTACGCATAG
- a CDS encoding class II glutamine amidotransferase: MSDQIKHECGIAFIRLLKPLSYYQQKYGTALYGLNKLYLLMEKQHNRGQDGAGIATIKLDMKPGSRYISRYRSMASNAVADIFEYVQNKFVDIQENTPELMQDTEWLKNNVSFIGEVLLGHLRYGTHGKNSIENCHPFLRQNNWMTRNLVIAGNFNMTNVDELLEQLYELGQHPKEKADTVTVLEKIGHFLDDENQELFDQYKKEGHDNVAITQKIADHLDIANILRRSAKTWDGGYSICGMVGNGDSFIMRDPAGIRPAYYYYDDEIVVAASERPALQTAFNIQFKDVKEIDPGHALIIKKNGEVSMEQFREPTERLSCSFERIYFSKGSDVEIYRERKQLGRLLSDKILKAVNYDLKNTVFSFIPNTAEVAFFGMVDGVQRYVRNHQKETLLHKKEQLTDEQLDDLLSMAPRVEKLAVKDVKLRTFITQDADRSEMVAHVYDTTYGIINNHKDTLVALDDSIVRGTTLKQSIIKIVDRLHPKKIIIVSSAPQIRYPDCYGIDMSRMGQFVAFDAAIQLLTERGMWQVIEDVYTKCKASLLLPKEEIVNHVKDIYKPFTPEEISAKIAQIITPKGTVAEVEVIYQSLENLHEACPKNKGDWYFSGNYPTPGGNKVVNKAFVNWKEGNNQRAY; the protein is encoded by the coding sequence ATGAGTGATCAGATAAAACACGAATGCGGAATCGCTTTTATTCGCCTGTTAAAACCACTTTCTTACTACCAGCAAAAGTACGGTACAGCACTTTACGGCCTTAACAAATTATATCTTTTAATGGAAAAACAGCATAACCGGGGCCAGGATGGCGCAGGTATTGCCACCATTAAGCTGGATATGAAACCGGGCAGCAGGTACATTAGCCGATACCGGAGCATGGCTTCTAATGCGGTAGCGGATATTTTCGAATATGTTCAGAACAAATTTGTCGATATCCAGGAAAATACGCCTGAATTAATGCAGGATACAGAATGGCTCAAAAACAACGTAAGCTTTATTGGCGAGGTGTTATTGGGTCATTTGCGTTATGGTACACATGGTAAAAACAGTATCGAAAATTGCCACCCTTTTTTAAGGCAAAACAACTGGATGACCCGTAACCTGGTAATTGCCGGTAACTTTAACATGACCAATGTTGATGAGTTATTGGAACAATTATACGAGTTAGGCCAGCATCCAAAAGAAAAAGCAGATACGGTAACAGTACTGGAAAAAATCGGTCACTTTTTGGATGATGAAAACCAGGAGCTTTTCGATCAATACAAAAAAGAAGGGCATGACAATGTTGCGATTACGCAAAAAATTGCCGATCATTTAGATATTGCCAATATTCTTCGCCGCTCGGCTAAAACCTGGGATGGTGGTTACTCGATTTGCGGTATGGTTGGTAATGGCGATTCGTTCATCATGCGCGATCCGGCAGGTATCCGTCCGGCCTATTACTATTATGATGATGAAATTGTGGTTGCAGCTTCAGAGCGTCCGGCTTTACAAACTGCATTTAACATACAGTTCAAAGATGTTAAAGAGATCGATCCGGGTCATGCTTTAATTATCAAGAAAAACGGTGAGGTAAGCATGGAGCAGTTCCGTGAGCCTACCGAAAGGTTATCGTGTTCGTTTGAGCGGATCTATTTCTCGAAAGGAAGTGATGTTGAAATTTACCGCGAGCGTAAACAACTAGGTCGTTTATTAAGCGATAAAATTTTGAAAGCCGTAAATTACGACTTGAAAAACACGGTTTTCTCATTCATCCCGAATACAGCTGAAGTAGCCTTTTTTGGTATGGTTGATGGCGTACAGCGTTATGTACGTAACCACCAGAAAGAAACACTTTTACATAAAAAAGAGCAGTTAACCGACGAGCAGTTAGACGATTTATTGTCGATGGCCCCAAGAGTAGAAAAACTGGCCGTTAAAGATGTTAAACTGCGTACATTTATTACGCAGGATGCTGACCGCAGTGAAATGGTGGCCCATGTTTATGATACTACTTATGGTATTATTAACAACCACAAGGATACTTTGGTAGCATTAGACGATTCGATTGTTCGTGGTACTACGCTTAAGCAAAGTATCATTAAAATTGTAGACCGTTTACACCCTAAGAAAATTATCATTGTTTCTTCTGCACCTCAAATCCGTTACCCTGATTGTTATGGTATTGATATGAGCCGCATGGGGCAGTTTGTAGCTTTTGATGCAGCTATACAACTGCTTACCGAGCGTGGCATGTGGCAGGTAATTGAAGATGTTTACACCAAATGTAAAGCTTCGTTATTGTTGCCTAAAGAGGAGATTGTAAACCACGTTAAGGATATCTATAAACCGTTTACGCCAGAAGAAATTTCGGCTAAAATTGCACAGATTATTACCCCAAAAGGTACTGTTGCAGAGGTTGAAGTAATTTACCAAAGTTTAGAGAACCTGCACGAAGCTTGTCCGAAAAACAAAGGTGATTGGTATTTCTCTGGAAATTACCCTACACCAGGTGGTAACAAAGTGGTAAACAAAGCTTTTGTTAACTGGAAAGAAGGAAATAACCAAAGGGCGTATTAA